The DNA sequence CGATGTTAGGATTCTCCACATGCGAACCTTGTTGGAAGTTTCGATACCCACAGCCTTCTTTGCAGCGTCGATGAAGGCGACAAAGCTTTCGTATCGGCTCGCGACGATCTTCTCGGCAGGTTTTGTATTTTCCTTTGCATTTGGCGTTTTCCGCACTTTTCGTATAGTAATGATGGGCGGATGTAGCTCGTATGAAATATCCATGGAATACTGGCCCGGTACCGTATTATGGGCGTGCCGCCGTATCACAGGTGACGTCGCCTTGTGCCCGTACCAGCTCAATACCAAGTCCCAGGCCTTGCGAGGCAAGATCTCAAAGTCCTGACCAAGCGTGGCTGCCTTGCTCAGAGGGATAAAATTATCGCCGTTCTGGTCAAGCAGTTCTTCCTGTAGCAGTTGCGTGTCCACGAGGTGTGTGTTGTCGACGGGACCAACTGGACCCTGTGTGGCTTCCTTGCTGAAATCCTGGGGCCTTGTGACGTTCTCCGATGTCCTCGCCCAAACCCGCTCCAGCCAGCGCTCCGAGATGATGTAGCCTTCCTGTCCGTCTACCAGAGGGGAACTGGACATCATGCCCATGACGCGGGTGACCTGCTCATCGATGCTGGGGAGATTGGACGACTGTGCATCGTCGTTGGACGGGGAAGCCGTATCGCCATGATTGCCCTCGGGACTGGCACTGCCGGGCGCGTCTGCCATGTCTACCGACGCGGCGCGTGCACTGCGCTGTGATGCGCCGGCTGGCAGTGGCTTGCTAGTGCGAGGGTTGGACGAGGTGCTGCTGTCCACGTCTGctttgtcgtccatgtcTGAATGAAGGCGCTTGGCGGGTGAAGAAGCTCGTGGAGGCGGGCGTTGGGCGACTTGTTCGGCGGTGCGTGTACGGTCGAGATCAGTAATGTAGGCGTCGTGGGTGTCGAGGGTGAGGTTGGCGTAGGCTTCACTGGGCGAGCTTGCCCCCGTGTAGCTGTCTCTTGACACGTGACTGACTGAGTCGGAAGCGTCAACGAGGACTTCGTCGTGCAGGTGCGGTGGCAGATAGCGTGGTGGAGATGCTGAGGGCTGTGGGGAGGAGCGAGGGGAGCCTACACCAGCGCTGCCTACATTCGGTGAATGGGTGCCGTCCCTAGCGTCTGGCGATTCTTTTGCGGGGGCCACGATCTTCCGCTTCTTGTTGTTAGTGGAGGCCGTTTTGAAACTGATTGCCTGCCGTGAAGCCCGCGAAGAGCTTCAGGCCAGACTATAATGCGACAAAGGAAGAACGGTGAAGGGCCAACCGAAGGATGCAGCGCGTCGCTAGGGCTGCAGTAACCGCCTGGCTGAATCGGGCCTCTTTTTCACTATGAGAGCTGGCAGCGGTGAGGAGCGTGGGGTCAGATACAATTCGCCGCAAAAAAATGTGTCCAAACCCACCAACATTGACCGTCGTCACTCTGTTTGCAATGCTCTGCAAGGCTGAGAGCATAGGCGAGCTTGGCGACGCCCGCCTGTGCTAGCCGAGCTAGTCAACCAAACTGCATATGCAAGTCAATCATTCACTGCAACACCTTGTCACAACACCTCATCACCAGGTACGTGGCATATGTGTGTTTTTCATTTGAGCAAACTCCAACACTATATGCTGTTGTTATATCTTGATATATACTACGCTATGACATAGTAGACAACATGGCCGCCGGTGAAGCTCACTTTCCGCCGCTGTTCAGCCACGCAAAAGCAGAAGCCCCCCCAACTGGATTCGCAGACCGCGGCTTTGAAAGTGTGGGTACGTTTTCCTTTCCCTTTTCACCAGACACGCTTCTCTTTGCCGCCGGAGGTGTCGGATTACCCCACGCCTCCGTTTCGCCTCTTCGCTTTCCGTCATCGAAGAAGCGTGACTGCCCTGTCACCGGCGATGGGTTGGACGTGGACATGGTGCGCACCGCTTTTGACGGCTTTAGCACCTTTATACCCGTATCACGGCGTTGATAGCTGGGATTCGAGCTTGCGGTTTTACCCACACTAGCCCAATCCAACGAAGCAGAACCAGTGCTTGTCTTTTCGCCTTGATCCCGGCGCCAACTGCTCCAGATAGCTGGGGATGCACCTGATCTAGGTGCCCCATTGGCAGAAGCCGAATCTTGTGTCTCCCTAGTATCAGAGCGACTCGATGCTGAAAGAGCGATATGCGGACGCTGCTCAAGACTCGTCCGCCCACTCGATCCGCCATCATCAGAATTGGGCGCAGTGCCTATGCCATTGGACTTGTCAGCCGACGGAAACTGCTCATGTGCTGCTGATTGAGAGGGATTCTCGCTCATGGTGTCAACACGTGTTGAGGTGGGTACAGAGCCTCGCTCCATGGTCGAAGCACGAGATACACTAGAGACATGCAGAGACTTGAACGCTCGATCGTCTTCCGGGCGCACCAGGGGTATCTGCAGTTTGCTGTGATCATCATCATATAGCGTTAGCTGACTACAAGAGAACAGTAAGTCGGCATTGTGTGCTCGAAGCATGTCGCTGCCAAGGAGGATCTGAATAGCCTTTGGATTGGTCGCGGCACTATGCTCCTCGATGATAGTGAAATCCACGGCAACAGATGGTAGCTGAGGCGCCGGGCTGTTTGAGCGTGATGAGGCTGAAACAGGCACGGCTTCTGGGAGATAGACAGAGAGCTTGATCTTGCGGAGCCCGTCATCGGCCAAGATGACCTGGTCCTGGAAGCCAAGATGCTCGACTAGGTGCATATCCAGATATGAAGTGTAGGAGCCGGAGCACACGGCTGCATACAGCAGGGTGTCGTGCTTGAAGTTAGTGTTGAGCCAGCAACGTATTATGGCCGGCACGGAGCCGAGTATAAACAAGCCAGGAGCCAGTCCTGGGGCGTCTTGGGGCGTCGTCGGTCCACAACTTGTAAGGCTGTTTGCGCGCCCAGATGCCATGGAATGGACCGAGTGTCCAGCTGAGCTCTGTCTACCGTCCGACTTGTGCGAATAGCTGCGCTCGCTCATGACGTGCCCGCCCATGCCGCTGCCAGTGCGGGGTATGAGATCCAGTGACGAACGCGACGCGTGCGCCCAATGGCCATGGTTGGCCGTTTCGTCAAAACGAACACTATTTGCACGCGAGGTAGCGCCTATCCGGCGAGGCTCTTCATCAGCATCGAGTTGGAGGTTGCCGATGAGATTACTCGACTGGTCGTCAAAGTTGGAGAAGTGCTCAGCTGTCGGTTGTTGCAGGGGCACTGCGACATGTTAGCTATGCGGCTACATGTATACATATGACTGCGAACTCATGCCTTGCTGCGGTGTGCCTCCCAGGACAGAGGGAAAGGGCGAAGATGTCCCCCAGACGTTCTTCAGGCGCGAGTCGTCCTCTTGCTTGCGCTCCAAACGAGCAACGCGGTCAGCGAGGTCAGCTTGGCTCTCCTGCACACGGAGCATCTCGCTTTGGATGCGCCAGAAATCGTCGCGCGGCTGGAACGCTACGCTCTGGGGATCCATGCCCGTGACTTTCTCATCCCTTGCCAACGTGCTCAACAAAGAGACACCAGCCTTGCCGCACGGGCGCCCCTACCGACAGACACCGGACGACTACTGCACCCCGACCCCTCTCAATGCGTCTGCTGTGCGTTGCTACCCGGTTTGCGTTGTATTTTGAAGTTTCTGGCGGGTAAACGTCTCGAGGATGGTGGTGTCGGTGAGAAAGCGAGGAGAATACAATCACTATTGGCTTTGCAGGTTTAAATTGTCTTCTACACGGATGCAGTTGTCGTGATTACACGCGCAAGGTGTTTGAATTCGGTTTACGCGTTTCGACAGGCAAGTACGACGTTGGCCGATGGCAGACACTTGGAGAGGTGGATGCGGAAGGTGCGTTCAGAACGGCCGTCCTGTGCCGAGGCTCATAGTATCACTCGGGTTTGGGAGGGGGAAAGAGCGCAGTAGTTGGGAATATCAATGGGAAAGGTCGGTCGGGCACAGGTGCGTGAATGGGTTTTACAGATGTGATCGAGCATGCGTGCAGTCATTTCAGCTTGGTTGCAAGTTGGGCCACTAAGGCACCTGCCGGAGTTATGCGCGACAAGTCCGATTGGGCAGGACAGATGCGCCTGTTTCCGAAGTTTTCCCCAGATGCTACCTACTTGGCGCCCTGGCTCCTTCGTATATGCTATCAAGTCGCTGTTGTCACGTCTACGCCTCTTCCCACGCAGCCTCGTCATTCCACGCGGGCAACACCATGGCAAGTTTTTCGGGAATTTGATCGGGCCACTGCGCTGATATCACCTTGATGAATTCCTGGTAGAGGATCTCGTAGCCTGCTGGACTGAAGTGAAGGCCTATGCCCCTGTCAGTATCGGCACGACTGGTTCATGGGCTTTGCAGTCACCATACCGTCATACATGAGTTCAACCAGGGCATCGCTCTGCGCAATCTCCAAAGACCCGGGGAGAGCGTCTCCGAGCTTCCATGCGCAGAGCTTGAAGTCAGTCTTGGCCATGAAGGCCTCCCACAGATTGACAACAGGAAGTTTTAGTTCAGTACCTAATTCGGCAACTGCATCTGCGTATACCTTGGTCGTAGCCGCCAGACGCGTGACGCTGGTGTATCCATTCGACGCGTCTCTTGGCCACCACAGATGCTCATTGATTGGAGCGGGAGCCACAAGGATGATGCGCGGGCCATGGGCCTTTATTTGTGGGTGCGACACAATGGCCTTGAGGTTGGCTTTGAATTCATCAAGTGGAATGTGCTGCTTGTTGGGCGCATCTGGTAGCGATGCATCGTTGGCGCCAAAGAAGACAGCCTGGGGTGTTAGTCAAGGGGGCTAACCCAAGAGAGAGCCTGTGTTACCATAAAGCGTATCCTGGCTTGGTCCGGCGGGGGTACGATAGCCGGAAGGATCTTGAGAGCTTGACGAGTATTGTACCCGCTTTATGACATCAGCCGTGATTGCGGTATTTCAGGGGGGCATAATACCTGAAGCCCCGATTGACAATATCGAGTCGCCTTATGTATGCTGATGCAACATCAGCGTCATGCCTTCACCAAGATGCATCTACCTGGAGGCGTATCAGAGCATGTGGACTGACCATTTTGAAGAGCTGCAGAGAAGCCGAAGCCTCGTTCTTGCGAAAATGACTCTTGGGTTATGCTGTCCCCAAACAGCAAGAACAGTTCGTACGGAGCAGGCTAAGGCACGTCAGTACTGTATACATGCTAGTTGCGTTAGCAGAGACTAGTACATTATGTACTCACCATTTCGACAACCCTCAGATAGCTATGTCTCAGAAGAAGCGGCGTGTGTACACTTTGCTGCTTGTCTCTACAAAATACAACACTACAGGGTGCCCGTTCGGCGAAGGGCCGGAGTTCGGAGCTGGAGAAATATCGGCAGTGTTTCCTCGCAACTGGCAATGCGTGTTTCAGCAAAAAATAACTGTGCGGCTGGGAAGAGATGGGCAGCAGCTTCGCTTGGCCCCAATTGCCCCGAGGTGCAGATGCAGACGCAAGACGTGGGTGGTGGGGCAGTCCAAGCCCATTGGCTGCGACTATATCGCGCCTGCCCCATGCCCGGTTAGCGCCTTCCTGGCCCTGCATTCCGTCACCCTCGCGCGTGCAAGCGGACAATCACCTGGACGCGGCTACCGCCATTTGGCTGTGCATCATCAGACACAACTTTCTTCCCTAGTGCTGCTGTAATAACTAAGTGCTGTCGagtccttcttcttcctcttctaCTGCTACATCGGTGATGCATTCGGGAAACGGGCCTGAAACCGTCGTCTTACCGTGGGCCCAATCTTGGTGCGTATCCATCTGATCCATCTGCACTCGAGACGCTGGGCCATGGGACAACGAAGCAGCCTGAGGGATCCGCGGGCGTAGTGGGGACATCTGAGCCATACTGCCCAGCCAGATATCCCATCGTGACACCGCCATCGCTTCCCAGATGACCTCGATAGCGGCCTCTGCTCGGCGACAAGTGTGTGACTGACTCCTCCACTAATAGACGTCTGTTCCCCAGACCCTGACTGTCTCCCCCATCCCCTCTCGCCATGCCCAAGTCTATGCAGTCGTACCACAGCGTCGACGACTACGATGCCGACGCTGACTATGCTGCCGAGCAACGTGAACGCGACGACACCTTCAGTACCACTACGCCTACATCACCCACGCTCACTTTCAGTGCCCAGCGACCGAATCGCGCCTCGGACACGGACCTCACCAGGTCACGAGAGAGCATCAATGAGCGGTCCAGTTTGCTAGGTCCCCCCCATCTACGTAATGCTAGATCTTACAAGAGCCTGCCCGCAACCACGCCTGGCACGCCGCGGCCGGGCATGACGCGCAACAACAGCCAGTTGCCTACCAGCTCGCGCGTGCGTGCCAGCAGGAGAGGCTCCATGACGGGCGGCCATGGCTTCAGTCAGCGCCTGGTGAATGCTTTGGGCGAGCGAGGCGCCGGACTAGAGCAGAGCATGCATTCAACAAAGGCATCGCTCTTCCAGGACAATCGTGTGTGGTATGATCAGTTTACCTCGACCGATTGGGTCCATGATAACATCGCCGACGCATATCGAGTCAAGGCGCTGCGGAGTAGAAAGGACATCAAAGGCCGCATCGCCGCTTGGTTCGACGGTGCTCAGGGCTGGATTCTCGTTGCCCTCATCGGCGTCCTGACAGCCGTGTGCGCCTACTTTGTCAACACCACTGAGACGGCTTTGTTTGACCTGAAGCAGGGATACTGCACAACAGGCTGGACTCGGAGCCGCAAGTCTTGCTGCGCCGGTGCCTCTATATGCTCCGACTGGCTCCACTGGTCTGAAGCTGTCCGCAATGACAAGCTGGATCTGGTCCAGACGCAATATGGCTTCTTCGTCCTTTCAGTCGTGCTGCTCTCAATGGCCTCTTGCTTGCTAACCCTCACCACCAAAACTGTCATCCCATCTGCCATTTCGCTTGCCACGCTCGACGAGAACCTTGGGGCCGATGTGCGCAGATACTCTGATCAGCAGGACGAAGAAGACGGGAAACGCAACAGCAGCCCCGGTACGAGGTTCGAGGAGGCGCAGAGTCGCCCGCCCATGGTGTATTATTCTGCCGCCGGTAGTGGAGTTGCCGAAGTCAAGGTCATTTTGAGCGGCTTCGTTCTCCACGGTTATCTGGGTGTGCGCACGCTCTTCGTCAAGACTCTGGCCCTGATTCTCAGTGTCGCCTCAGGTCTCAGTCTCGGCAAAGAAGGTCCCTACGTGCATATCGCAACCTGCATTGGTAACATTGCCTGTCGTATCTTTTCAAAATACAGCAACAACGACGGGAAGCGCAGGGAGATCTTGAGTGCTAGCGCTGCTAGTGGTGTCGCCGTTGCCTTTGGTGCTCCTATTGGCGGAGTACTTTTTAGCCTGGAAGAAGTCAGCTACTACTTCCCGTCGAAGACGCTATTCAGAACCTTCTTTTGCTGCATTGTAAGTGTACTACTGTACCACCCCGACTAGACTAACGGTTTGGTAGGCTGCTGCTTTGTCCTTGAAGTTTCTAGATCCTTATGGCACAAAGAAAATTGTGCTCTTCGAGGTACGATACCATTTGGATTGGAAGTTCTTTGAACTGGCCACCTTCATCTTCACCGGTGCTGTTGGAGGTGTTCTCGGCGCGCTCTTCATCAAAGCATCGCGCATCTGGGCAAGGACATTCCGTCGCATACCCGTCATCAAGAAGCATCCGCTTCTCGAGGTGTTTCTTGTCGCGCTTGTCACCGGTCTGGTCAGCTTCTGGAATCGATACACCAAGCTTGCCGTTACAGAACTCCTTTTTGAGCTAGCCAGTCCCTGCGATACTTATACGGCCTCCGGAGATGGCCTGTGCCCCACTATCGAGCATATTCCGGAAGTCCTCAAGGTC is a window from the Pyrenophora tritici-repentis strain M4 chromosome 7, whole genome shotgun sequence genome containing:
- a CDS encoding EriC, Chloride channel protein EriC — encoded protein: MPKSMQSYHSVDDYDADADYAAEQRERDDTFSTTTPTSPTLTFSAQRPNRASDTDLTRSRESINERSSLLGPPHLRNARSYKSLPATTPGTPRPGMTRNNSQLPTSSRVRASRRGSMTGGHGFSQRLVNALGERGAGLEQSMHSTKASLFQDNRVWYDQFTSTDWVHDNIADAYRVKALRSRKDIKGRIAAWFDGAQGWILVALIGVLTAVCAYFVNTTETALFDLKQGYCTTGWTRSRKSCCAGASICSDWLHWSEAVRNDKLDLVQTQYGFFVLSVVLLSMASCLLTLTTKTVIPSAISLATLDENLGADVRRYSDQQDEEDGKRNSSPGTRFEEAQSRPPMVYYSAAGSGVAEVKVILSGFVLHGYLGVRTLFVKTLALILSVASGLSLGKEGPYVHIATCIGNIACRIFSKYSNNDGKRREILSASAASGVAVAFGAPIGGVLFSLEEVSYYFPSKTLFRTFFCCIAAALSLKFLDPYGTKKIVLFEVRYHLDWKFFELATFIFTGAVGGVLGALFIKASRIWARTFRRIPVIKKHPLLEVFLVALVTGLVSFWNRYTKLAVTELLFELASPCDTYTASGDGLCPTIEHIPEVLKVLFFAFIIKASLTVVTFGIKVPAGIYVPSMVVGGLAGRFIGHTVQYIAFRFSHLGLFSECSPDGPPGSCVVPGVYALVAAGATMTGVTRLSITLAVILFELTGSLDHVLPFSLGILVSKWVADAIEPLSIYDLLTDMNSYPFLDNKVRPIFTSELNDITTGRRKDHIIDISEDALIPAVELRAKQRNLQMAGELDGGLAIVKHGILVGLIPAPDLEFALDKLENEDNTLCLMSPRVDWAAGREPHDEEEPEAYDPSDFTPYIDPAPVALDVHSPMDLVYECFVKLGLRYICVLRDGKYAGLVHKKTFVKYVKELEHQEKAARHI